Proteins encoded together in one uncultured Desulfosarcina sp. window:
- the modB gene encoding molybdate ABC transporter permease subunit, producing the protein MPGWTLSPVEIDALMLSLWVSFWAVAGSLPFGVLLAWLLARFEFPGKALLDGLIHLPLVLPPVVIGYLLLVGFGRRGLFGAWLHDLTGITLAFNWKGAAVAAAVMAFPLMVRAVRLSIESVDRGIESAARTLGAGPVRVFFTVTLPLVTPGILTGLILAFARSLGEFGATITFVSNIKGETQTLPLALYTLTQMPGGEVGAMRLCCISIVIAMVALVASEGLARRFAAYIKG; encoded by the coding sequence CCGTGGCCGGCAGTCTGCCCTTTGGTGTTCTATTGGCCTGGCTGCTGGCCCGTTTCGAATTTCCGGGAAAAGCGCTTCTCGACGGGCTGATTCATCTGCCCCTGGTGCTTCCGCCCGTGGTGATCGGCTATCTTCTTCTGGTGGGCTTCGGACGGCGGGGACTGTTTGGCGCCTGGCTTCATGATCTGACCGGGATTACTTTGGCCTTCAACTGGAAGGGGGCCGCAGTGGCGGCCGCCGTCATGGCCTTTCCCCTGATGGTGCGCGCCGTTCGGCTGTCCATCGAAAGCGTGGACCGGGGCATCGAGTCCGCCGCACGGACGTTGGGCGCCGGCCCTGTGAGGGTTTTCTTCACGGTGACGCTGCCCCTGGTCACGCCGGGGATACTGACCGGCCTGATTCTGGCCTTCGCCCGCAGCCTGGGGGAATTCGGGGCCACGATTACCTTCGTTTCCAACATCAAGGGGGAAACCCAGACCCTGCCCCTGGCCCTTTACACCCTGACCCAGATGCCCGGCGGGGAGGTCGGGGCCATGCGCCTTTGCTGCATCTCCATCGTCATCGCCATGGTGGCCCTGGTGGCCTCGGAAGGCCTGGCCCGCCGGTTTGCCGCCTACATTAAAGGATAA